In the genome of Gloeotrichia echinulata CP02, one region contains:
- a CDS encoding chromophore lyase CpcT/CpeT gives MTHSTDIATLARWMAADFSNQAQAFENPPFYAHIRVFMRPLPVELLSGVSLFLEQAYDYMLNDPYRMRVLKLVNAGDHILIENYTVKEEQNFYGASRNLELLKTLTADDLEKLSGCNMIVEWTGNSFKGRVEPGKGCIVFRKGQKTYLDNEFEINEEKFISLDRGRNLETDEHIWGSIAGPFNFVRWGSFADEVRIPNS, from the coding sequence ATGACTCATTCTACAGATATTGCCACCTTAGCTCGTTGGATGGCAGCTGACTTTAGCAATCAAGCACAAGCTTTTGAAAACCCGCCTTTTTACGCTCATATTCGCGTGTTTATGCGTCCCCTGCCCGTAGAATTATTATCAGGGGTGAGTTTATTTTTGGAGCAAGCCTATGACTATATGCTCAATGACCCCTATCGTATGCGGGTGCTAAAGTTGGTCAATGCGGGCGATCACATCCTAATTGAAAATTACACCGTCAAGGAAGAACAAAATTTTTATGGTGCATCCCGTAACCTGGAACTCCTCAAAACCTTAACAGCCGATGACTTGGAAAAATTATCAGGCTGTAACATGATTGTTGAGTGGACTGGTAATAGCTTCAAAGGTAGGGTGGAACCGGGAAAAGGCTGCATCGTTTTTCGTAAAGGACAAAAGACCTATCTAGATAACGAATTTGAGATTAACGAAGAGAAATTTATCAGCCTCGACCGGGGACGGAATTTAGAAACCGATGAGCATATTTGGGGGTCTATCGCCGGACCATTTAACTTTGTCCGTTGGGGTAGTTTTGCTGATGAAGTCAGAATTCCTAACTCCTAA
- the lipA gene encoding lipoyl synthase: MSSPEKAQLQSEIMAMPSWLRRPIGKASELSTVQRIIKQRQIHTICEEGRCPNRGECYAQKTATFLLMGPTCTRSCGFCQVDKGHAPMAIDPGEPQKVAEAVQLLGLRYVVLTSVARDDLPDQGAGHFVQTMETIRQLNPETQIEVLTPDFWGGAGIGVEGQRQRIGMIVRAQPACFNHNIETVRRLTGPVRRGAKYDRSLEVLSIVKELDRAIPTKSGLMLGHGETTTEVIQAMRDLRAVGCDRLTIGQYMRPSLEHLPVQKYWTPEEFDEFGSIATQMGFSHVRSGPLVRSSYHAGEEDRKMG; encoded by the coding sequence ATGAGTTCGCCAGAAAAAGCCCAACTGCAGTCGGAAATCATGGCAATGCCTAGTTGGCTACGTCGCCCTATTGGCAAAGCCAGTGAACTATCCACGGTACAACGCATTATTAAGCAGCGCCAAATTCATACGATTTGTGAAGAAGGGCGCTGTCCCAACCGGGGAGAGTGCTACGCCCAAAAAACTGCGACTTTCTTGCTAATGGGTCCTACATGTACACGCTCTTGTGGTTTTTGTCAAGTAGATAAAGGTCATGCGCCGATGGCGATTGATCCAGGGGAACCACAAAAGGTGGCTGAGGCGGTGCAGCTTTTGGGATTACGTTATGTGGTGTTAACTTCTGTCGCCCGTGATGACTTACCCGATCAAGGTGCTGGACACTTCGTACAGACAATGGAGACAATCCGCCAGTTGAACCCAGAAACTCAAATTGAGGTGCTGACACCAGATTTTTGGGGTGGTGCCGGTATTGGGGTAGAAGGTCAACGCCAGCGGATAGGGATGATTGTCAGGGCACAACCTGCTTGTTTCAACCACAATATAGAGACAGTGCGACGGTTAACAGGACCAGTGCGTCGGGGTGCAAAGTACGATCGCTCACTGGAGGTACTATCCATCGTCAAGGAACTTGATCGCGCCATTCCCACCAAATCTGGTTTGATGCTGGGACACGGAGAAACTACCACTGAAGTCATCCAAGCCATGAGGGATTTAAGAGCAGTAGGATGCGATCGCCTGACTATCGGTCAGTATATGCGTCCTTCCTTAGAACATCTGCCAGTTCAAAAATACTGGACACCAGAAGAATTTGATGAATTTGGCAGCATCGCCACTCAAATGGGATTCAGCCATGTTCGTTCTGGCCCTCTGGTTCGCAGTTCCTACCATGCTGGAGAAGAGGACAGGAAGATGGGGTGA
- the cynS gene encoding cyanase, whose translation MSIPKITQTLLAAKKEKGLSFADLEKILGRDEVWISAVFYRQASVTEEEAKLILETLGLDPIYAKELTEYPVKGLGPVVPTDPLIYRFYEIMQVYGYPIKEVIHEKFGDGIMSAIDFTLDVEKEPDPKGDRVKIIMSGKFLPYKKW comes from the coding sequence ATGTCTATACCAAAAATTACACAAACCCTACTAGCAGCCAAAAAAGAAAAAGGATTGAGCTTTGCTGATTTAGAAAAAATTCTGGGACGGGATGAAGTGTGGATTTCGGCTGTGTTCTATCGTCAAGCAAGTGTAACCGAGGAAGAGGCTAAGTTAATCTTAGAAACTTTGGGATTAGACCCTATCTATGCTAAAGAATTGACCGAATACCCAGTCAAAGGACTAGGGCCAGTTGTCCCTACAGATCCACTGATTTACCGCTTCTATGAGATTATGCAGGTTTATGGTTATCCCATCAAGGAAGTAATCCACGAGAAATTTGGTGACGGGATTATGAGCGCCATTGACTTTACCTTGGATGTGGAAAAAGAACCAGACCCGAAAGGCGATCGCGTTAAAATTATTATGTCTGGTAAATTTCTCCCCTACAAAAAATGGTAA
- a CDS encoding alpha/beta hydrolase: MGDSHRAAGAAHLNVYVQGQGFPILGLHGHPGSGRSLSVFTNHLSKRYQTFAPDLRGYGKSPVKGNFEMRDHLTDLEALLDRCGIEKCLVLGWSLGGILALELALRLPQRVTGLILVATAARPRGNHPPISWQDNFYTAVAALLNYIKPSMQWNIDTFGKRSLFRYLIQQHTPTAYKYIAQEAVPAYLKTSPAATRALYNALRLGYNRITDIQEIECPTLVLAGAEDRHITADSSLETARHLKNCQWQCYPDTAHLFPWEIPQQVLNDIDSWLQKHPIQKS, translated from the coding sequence ATGGGCGATAGTCATAGGGCTGCTGGTGCTGCACATCTTAACGTCTACGTCCAAGGTCAAGGATTCCCCATCCTCGGACTACACGGTCATCCTGGTTCTGGTCGCAGTCTTTCTGTTTTCACCAATCACCTATCAAAACGTTACCAAACTTTTGCCCCTGATTTGCGAGGATACGGCAAAAGCCCAGTTAAGGGCAATTTTGAGATGCGTGACCATTTGACCGACTTGGAAGCCCTGCTAGACCGCTGTGGGATTGAAAAATGTCTAGTATTGGGATGGTCACTTGGTGGCATTCTCGCTCTGGAATTGGCATTACGTCTCCCACAGCGGGTGACTGGGTTGATTTTAGTCGCAACCGCCGCCAGACCCCGTGGTAATCATCCCCCAATTAGTTGGCAGGATAATTTTTATACTGCTGTAGCAGCGCTTTTGAATTATATTAAACCCAGTATGCAGTGGAATATTGATACTTTTGGCAAGCGATCGCTCTTTCGCTACCTCATCCAACAACATACTCCCACAGCCTATAAATACATCGCCCAAGAAGCTGTCCCAGCCTACTTAAAAACTTCTCCTGCAGCTACTCGCGCTCTCTATAATGCATTACGATTAGGCTACAATCGTATTACAGATATCCAGGAAATTGAATGCCCAACACTGGTACTCGCTGGCGCTGAAGATCGCCACATCACTGCTGATTCTAGCTTAGAAACTGCTCGCCACCTCAAAAATTGTCAGTGGCAATGCTACCCCGATACTGCTCATCTTTTCCCTTGGGAAATTCCTCAGCAGGTACTAAACGACATTGACAGTTGGTTACAAAAGCATCCGATCCAAAAAAGCTAA
- the cpdA gene encoding 3',5'-cyclic-AMP phosphodiesterase translates to MNPVFPVSIAQVTDIHLFAAENHQLLGMPTMESFQAVIARLKILQPELDLLLLTGDLSGDGTATSYENLQNLLSPLQIPTYCIPGNHDCAIAMDEILNLRMFSRRKSFERGGWNFVLLSSAVPGCVHGYLSAKTLNWLDCQLKILQNQPTIVTLHHPPFLVNSKWLDSSSLQNSEELFAVLDRHPQVKLVLFGHIHQEFQYQRHHVHYFGTPSTSIQFKPKSTKFALDQKPPGLRLLKLYPNGTWETTVERVPYFHTLELTATGY, encoded by the coding sequence ATGAATCCAGTGTTTCCCGTATCTATTGCTCAGGTAACAGATATACATCTGTTTGCTGCGGAAAATCATCAGCTGCTAGGAATGCCTACTATGGAATCATTCCAAGCAGTTATAGCGCGTTTAAAGATTCTACAACCGGAACTGGATTTACTACTGCTAACGGGAGATTTGTCTGGTGATGGGACGGCTACATCCTATGAAAATCTTCAAAACCTGCTGAGTCCGCTACAAATACCAACTTACTGCATACCAGGAAATCATGACTGTGCGATCGCAATGGATGAAATCTTAAATCTGAGGATGTTTTCCCGGCGTAAGTCTTTTGAGCGTGGTGGCTGGAATTTTGTCTTACTCAGCTCGGCTGTACCTGGCTGTGTGCATGGTTATCTTTCAGCTAAAACCCTAAATTGGTTAGACTGTCAGCTAAAAATTCTGCAAAATCAACCTACTATAGTAACCCTACATCATCCACCTTTTCTGGTCAATTCTAAGTGGCTAGATAGCAGCAGTCTGCAAAATTCTGAGGAACTTTTTGCCGTTCTCGATAGACACCCACAAGTCAAATTAGTTTTGTTTGGTCACATTCACCAGGAATTTCAGTACCAGCGTCATCATGTTCACTATTTCGGTACACCCTCAACTAGCATTCAGTTCAAACCTAAAAGCACAAAATTTGCTCTCGATCAAAAACCTCCTGGGCTTCGTCTACTAAAACTTTACCCCAATGGCACTTGGGAAACCACTGTTGAACGAGTTCCTTATTTTCATACCCTGGAGTTAACAGCGACGGGATATTAG
- a CDS encoding response regulator transcription factor yields the protein MLLVEDDQAIAAILYANLTANRYAVDLASDGQLAWELLMHWEYDLILLDVLIPKLDGISLCRQLRSLGNQTPILMLTAQNSNENVIAGLDAGADDYVIKPFNPNQLLARIRALLRRGSSVTAPVLSWGYLCLDPTLMHVTYKQQEITFRPKEYALLELFLRNRERIFSRNSIIDRLWSLDQSPSEAAVTTLIKDLRSRLKSAGITEEVIETVHGLGYRLKAAPTVEKSAEVQESKGERDAQTHERKSVSFTGCCRRAI from the coding sequence ATTCTATTAGTTGAGGATGATCAAGCAATAGCAGCAATTCTCTACGCGAATCTCACTGCCAATCGCTATGCCGTCGATTTAGCAAGCGATGGGCAATTGGCATGGGAGTTATTAATGCATTGGGAATATGATCTGATTTTGCTCGATGTATTAATTCCCAAACTGGATGGAATTAGCCTCTGTCGTCAACTGCGGTCACTCGGTAATCAAACTCCGATTTTGATGCTGACTGCTCAAAATTCCAATGAGAATGTCATCGCAGGGTTGGATGCTGGAGCCGACGATTATGTCATCAAACCATTTAATCCCAATCAGCTCTTGGCACGGATACGGGCATTGTTGCGTCGTGGGAGTAGTGTTACTGCTCCAGTCCTGAGTTGGGGATATTTATGTTTAGATCCCACCTTGATGCATGTTACCTATAAGCAGCAGGAAATCACCTTCAGACCGAAAGAGTATGCTTTACTCGAACTATTTCTGCGAAACCGAGAGCGCATTTTTAGCCGCAATAGTATTATTGATCGGCTTTGGTCGCTCGACCAGTCGCCTTCAGAAGCAGCCGTAACAACTTTGATCAAAGACCTGCGAAGTCGGTTAAAATCAGCAGGAATTACTGAAGAAGTGATTGAGACAGTTCATGGGTTGGGATATCGGCTGAAGGCAGCACCGACGGTTGAAAAGAGCGCAGAGGTGCAAGAGAGCAAAGGGGAGAGGGACGCTCAAACGCACGAAAGAAAGAGTGTTAGTTTCACTGGGTGCTGTAGAAGAGCGATTTAG
- a CDS encoding response regulator, with protein MASNKILVIDDTTVVRVKVREMLPPGNFNVLEAKDGMEGLNFILQEKLSLIMLDFLLPKISGWEVFQQIQANPELRKIPLVIMSGRKEEVTEKIPEPLEYFEFLGKPFDQKQLINAIKSAMAKAKKPRPEPVLVGAIATKNGTVTTPNTSNGTVATPNISHGTVVTPSSNITVATSNGGADSAAEINALNEKIVKMQAEIDGLKKQLAQVVAFIKQKIN; from the coding sequence GTGGCAAGTAACAAGATTCTAGTGATCGATGACACTACAGTTGTCAGGGTAAAAGTACGAGAAATGTTGCCTCCGGGTAACTTCAATGTATTAGAAGCCAAAGACGGCATGGAAGGACTAAATTTTATCCTTCAGGAAAAACTTAGCTTGATCATGTTAGATTTCCTATTGCCTAAAATCAGTGGCTGGGAGGTTTTCCAACAAATTCAAGCCAATCCGGAGCTAAGGAAGATTCCCTTGGTGATCATGTCTGGTCGTAAGGAAGAGGTCACGGAGAAAATCCCAGAACCTCTTGAATATTTTGAATTTCTCGGTAAGCCGTTTGACCAGAAACAACTCATTAATGCAATTAAGTCAGCAATGGCGAAGGCTAAAAAGCCCCGCCCAGAACCCGTTCTCGTAGGAGCCATTGCCACTAAAAATGGCACGGTAACAACCCCTAATACCAGTAATGGCACGGTAGCAACTCCTAATATTAGTCATGGCACTGTAGTAACTCCTAGTAGTAATATTACGGTAGCAACCTCTAATGGCGGAGCAGATTCTGCAGCAGAAATTAACGCACTTAATGAAAAGATTGTCAAGATGCAAGCCGAAATTGATGGATTGAAGAAACAATTAGCTCAGGTTGTGGCTTTTATTAAACAGAAAATCAATTGA
- a CDS encoding IS200/IS605 family accessory protein TnpB-related protein, translating into MVEFAKTHNVKVIVIESLAGWKAKAGKKGSLLKQKFHLWCHAKIVEIVTDRWSEFGGQVQAINPKYTSAYAFDGSGKVKRNKNNYSLAVFKSGKQYNCDLSASYNIGARYWYCLTVGDKTFSRVYARSAGFANVSESSNDTLRTPVTLGTLRSLKAA; encoded by the coding sequence ATTGTTGAGTTTGCAAAGACTCATAACGTCAAAGTAATTGTGATTGAGAGTTTAGCTGGTTGGAAGGCAAAAGCTGGTAAGAAAGGCTCTCTACTAAAACAGAAATTTCATCTGTGGTGTCATGCCAAAATTGTTGAGATAGTCACAGATAGATGGTCTGAATTTGGGGGACAAGTTCAAGCTATTAATCCCAAATATACCAGTGCTTATGCTTTTGATGGCAGCGGTAAAGTTAAGCGAAATAAAAATAATTATTCTCTCGCTGTGTTTAAGAGTGGCAAGCAATACAATTGCGACTTATCAGCATCTTATAACATCGGTGCTAGATATTGGTATTGTCTAACTGTGGGAGATAAAACCTTTTCTAGAGTGTATGCGCGGAGCGCAGGCTTCGCCAACGTAAGCGAAAGTTCTAACGACACACTGAGAACGCCAGTAACTCTGGGAACGCTGCGTAGTCTAAAAGCTGCATAG
- a CDS encoding response regulator, protein MTKHILVIDDEADIRDVIQMSLEGFGGWQVMQAESGSEGLVKAKAEPFDTILLDISMPDMDGFECFEQLKADLKTQMIPVVLLTAKALPSDRRRFAAMGVAGVIIKPFNSKQVWKQVAEILGWNV, encoded by the coding sequence ATGACGAAACATATCTTGGTGATTGATGATGAAGCGGACATTCGAGACGTGATACAAATGTCGCTCGAAGGCTTTGGTGGTTGGCAAGTGATGCAGGCTGAATCTGGCAGCGAAGGCTTGGTTAAAGCGAAGGCAGAACCCTTTGATACCATCCTTCTCGATATCTCAATGCCAGATATGGACGGCTTTGAGTGCTTTGAGCAGCTTAAAGCCGATCTAAAAACTCAGATGATTCCAGTTGTTTTGCTGACAGCTAAAGCCTTGCCTAGTGATCGTCGTCGCTTTGCTGCAATGGGGGTAGCCGGCGTGATTATTAAGCCGTTCAATTCAAAACAAGTCTGGAAGCAGGTAGCTGAAATTTTAGGGTGGAACGTTTAG
- a CDS encoding site-specific DNA-methyltransferase: MSEEVIKVQKTIDFTPYYTQNHGAIYLGDSLELIKSIEDNSINMILTSPPFALTRKKEYGNESAEKYIEWFLPFAYQFKRVLADNGSFILDLGGAYLPGNPVRSIYQYELLVRLCKEVGFFLAQEFYHYNPARLPTPAEWVTIRRIRVKDSVNVVWWLSKIPNPKADNRKVLKAYSQSMKQLLKNGYKAKIRPSGHDISDKFQKDNQGAIPPNLLEMANTESNTAYFRRCKAAGVKPHPARFPQAFAEFFIKFLTDEDDLVLDPFAGSNTTGFMAETLQRRWISFEINEDYVRGSLYRFSQSSDSPVSEE, from the coding sequence TTGAGCGAAGAAGTCATAAAAGTACAAAAAACAATAGATTTTACTCCATATTACACCCAAAATCACGGCGCAATATATCTAGGAGATAGCCTAGAATTAATTAAATCTATTGAAGACAATAGTATTAACATGATTCTAACCTCACCCCCATTCGCACTCACCCGCAAAAAAGAATACGGAAACGAAAGTGCAGAAAAATATATAGAATGGTTCCTACCTTTCGCTTACCAATTTAAAAGAGTTCTAGCCGATAACGGCTCATTTATATTAGATTTAGGAGGTGCTTATCTTCCTGGTAATCCTGTACGGAGTATCTATCAATATGAGTTGTTGGTGAGATTATGCAAGGAAGTCGGCTTTTTTCTCGCCCAAGAATTTTACCACTACAACCCAGCACGATTACCTACCCCCGCTGAATGGGTAACAATCAGGCGGATTCGTGTAAAAGACTCAGTGAATGTAGTTTGGTGGTTATCGAAAATACCTAATCCCAAAGCAGACAACCGAAAAGTTTTAAAAGCATATAGCCAAAGTATGAAACAATTGCTCAAAAATGGCTATAAAGCAAAGATACGTCCTAGTGGACATGACATTTCTGATAAATTCCAAAAGGATAACCAAGGTGCTATTCCGCCAAACTTGCTAGAAATGGCGAATACTGAGTCGAACACTGCTTATTTTCGCCGCTGTAAAGCAGCAGGAGTTAAACCCCATCCCGCACGGTTTCCTCAAGCTTTTGCCGAATTTTTCATCAAATTTTTAACCGATGAGGATGATCTAGTTTTAGATCCATTTGCTGGTTCAAATACCACAGGATTTATGGCTGAGACTTTGCAACGCCGATGGATATCCTTTGAAATTAATGAAGATTATGTTAGGGGAAGTCTTTATCGTTTTAGTCAATCATCAGATTCGCCTGTGAGTGAGGAGTGA
- a CDS encoding transposase family protein, translating to MTQLLNLPEVLVESSLQEGQVLILSVGKKAKSASCPHCGQNSRHLHQNQKCLVKDLPMGDFEVILNVNRRRFKCKKCRKTFNEKLDFLGARKRYTYRYAEYIIKQVINSNVSNVARNNGLTNE from the coding sequence ATGACTCAACTCCTAAATTTGCCTGAAGTATTAGTAGAATCAAGCCTACAAGAGGGTCAAGTCCTAATTCTATCAGTAGGTAAAAAAGCGAAAAGTGCATCGTGCCCACACTGTGGTCAAAACTCAAGACATTTACATCAAAATCAAAAATGTTTAGTGAAAGATTTACCGATGGGGGATTTTGAAGTAATACTGAATGTCAATAGACGAAGATTCAAGTGTAAAAAATGCCGAAAAACATTTAATGAAAAGCTAGATTTTCTAGGAGCAAGAAAGAGGTATACATACCGATATGCGGAATATATTATCAAACAAGTGATTAATAGTAATGTAAGTAATGTGGCAAGAAATAATGGACTAACTAATGAATAA
- a CDS encoding photosystem I protein PsaX: MTAKNAKPTYTFRAGWALLLLAINFLVAAYYFHIIE; this comes from the coding sequence ATGACTGCTAAAAATGCTAAACCAACCTATACCTTCCGTGCAGGTTGGGCATTACTGTTGTTAGCTATCAACTTCTTGGTAGCTGCGTATTATTTCCACATCATCGAATAG
- a CDS encoding Hpt domain-containing protein, protein MRVKILEETEVALQTQQLSPEQQERARVEAHKLVGGLGTFGYAKGSEIGRLIEHLLKNNSLLEERQASRFSQLLADLKQ, encoded by the coding sequence ATGAGGGTTAAAATCTTGGAGGAAACTGAAGTCGCGCTACAGACACAGCAGTTAAGTCCAGAACAACAGGAGCGTGCAAGAGTTGAAGCACATAAGTTAGTAGGTGGACTGGGAACCTTTGGTTACGCGAAAGGATCAGAAATTGGACGTTTAATCGAACATCTCCTGAAAAACAATTCATTGCTAGAAGAACGGCAAGCGAGTCGCTTTTCACAACTGCTAGCTGATTTGAAGCAATAG
- a CDS encoding transposase produces the protein MLEDVAKNVMPIDVKDLRRLGIDEISLVKGQGKFIVVLVDIDSGKLIGLVKERKQIEIKKTMRMWGEKVLSQIEEVSIDMTGNYKSLIEKICPKALVTVDRFHVTKLVHEELNRARIAENKIASELNAPERKKVFESLKGNKFTILKAENKLTEKQKDKLNRIKQASPLIARMHSLKEDLALPYLAC, from the coding sequence ATGCTTGAAGATGTAGCTAAAAATGTGATGCCAATAGATGTCAAAGATTTAAGAAGATTAGGAATAGATGAAATTAGTTTGGTCAAAGGACAAGGAAAATTTATTGTCGTGCTAGTAGATATAGATTCAGGTAAATTGATAGGTTTAGTAAAAGAAAGAAAACAAATTGAAATCAAAAAAACCATGAGAATGTGGGGAGAAAAAGTTTTGTCACAAATAGAAGAAGTAAGTATTGATATGACAGGCAATTATAAATCTTTAATTGAGAAGATTTGTCCAAAGGCCCTTGTAACGGTAGATAGGTTCCATGTTACTAAATTAGTACATGAAGAATTAAATCGAGCTAGGATAGCAGAAAATAAAATAGCATCTGAGTTAAATGCCCCGGAAAGAAAAAAAGTATTTGAAAGTTTAAAAGGAAATAAATTTACAATTCTAAAAGCCGAGAATAAGCTCACCGAAAAGCAAAAAGATAAATTAAATAGAATTAAACAAGCTTCTCCTTTAATAGCTAGAATGCATTCATTAAAAGAAGATTTGGCTCTTCCGTACTTAGCGTGCTGA
- a CDS encoding PAS domain S-box protein, producing the protein MDQLVQSMTPANPIIIIENRVIVNGSVRWTQWVNRMLCDDQGNILELQSVGRDITELKHIEEALRQSEERFRSAFEDAPIGMALVTIEARFIRVNRSLCEILGYTQDELLITTLQEITHPDDLAIDLEQVQAVLAGEIHSYQVQKRYFHQQGNVVWVLLNVLLVRDSREEPIYFIAQIQDISDRYAIAQMKDEFISIVSHELRTPLTAIHGSLGILESGLYNNNSERFNHLIQIALNNSDRLVRLVNDILDLERLESRKTEMVMESCEVTDLIQQAIEAVQALGDAALACIACLIINESRLNCFNNKAYRRL; encoded by the coding sequence GTGGATCAACTGGTGCAATCCATGACTCCAGCAAATCCTATTATTATAATTGAGAATCGAGTAATTGTCAATGGTTCAGTTCGCTGGACACAGTGGGTAAACCGGATGCTGTGTGACGACCAGGGGAATATCTTGGAGCTTCAGTCAGTGGGACGAGACATAACTGAATTAAAGCACATAGAAGAAGCTTTACGCCAGAGTGAAGAACGGTTCCGCAGCGCCTTTGAAGATGCCCCAATCGGCATGGCATTAGTAACAATTGAGGCTAGATTTATTCGCGTTAATCGCTCGCTTTGTGAGATCCTTGGCTACACTCAAGACGAATTGCTGATTACAACCCTTCAAGAAATTACCCATCCTGATGATCTGGCAATTGATTTAGAGCAGGTGCAAGCAGTGCTGGCTGGTGAAATTCACAGCTACCAAGTCCAGAAACGGTATTTCCATCAACAAGGTAATGTGGTCTGGGTGTTGCTGAATGTATTGCTTGTCCGAGATAGCCGAGAAGAACCTATTTACTTCATTGCCCAAATTCAAGACATTAGCGATCGCTATGCCATCGCTCAGATGAAAGATGAATTTATCTCCATTGTTAGTCATGAACTACGAACCCCGTTGACTGCCATTCACGGTTCTCTCGGCATTTTGGAATCGGGACTCTATAACAACAATTCCGAACGGTTTAATCATCTGATTCAAATCGCCCTGAATAATAGCGATCGCCTGGTGCGATTGGTCAATGACATTCTCGATTTGGAGCGGTTAGAGTCTCGAAAAACCGAGATGGTGATGGAATCATGTGAAGTGACGGATCTGATACAGCAGGCAATTGAAGCGGTACAGGCTCTAGGCGATGCGGCTCTTGCGTGTATAGCGTGCTTAATTATTAATGAAAGTCGATTAAATTGCTTTAATAACAAGGCTTATAGGCGTTTATAA
- a CDS encoding cache domain-containing protein: MTQRASLLRRCYQSFANIPIRVLLTVPFMLQLVGAVGIVGYLSDRSGQQSVRELADKLTQQVLLRINDRLTTYLHAPQDVVAANHLAVEQGTLKINDFEQLREQFWQQITLNPSLQSIFFANEPGEAIGYGRLQSKELVKQAKRLTRKDASISTRYFHRSRSSDPGKRKYYLVDAKGNPFKLVYTFPVDNQKTPWYRYAKATNQQTWSPISVYKVVPTLGIFALAPIYDAAGKWRGVFVSDFTLAGISTFLEQLKFSASGQTFIMERSGNLVATSTPEIPFVKKGLGETTRLLAVNSKDARTRDIAQQLAHKFGNFRTLQTTQPLTLLSNHEEQFVVLAYLTC; the protein is encoded by the coding sequence ATGACGCAAAGAGCAAGTTTACTTCGACGCTGCTATCAAAGCTTTGCCAACATTCCGATACGAGTGTTGCTAACTGTTCCATTTATGTTGCAATTGGTAGGAGCGGTTGGGATAGTCGGTTATTTGTCTGATCGAAGTGGACAGCAATCCGTGAGGGAACTTGCAGACAAACTCACCCAACAGGTGTTGCTGCGGATTAACGATCGCCTCACCACCTACCTACATGCACCCCAAGATGTTGTCGCCGCCAATCATCTGGCAGTAGAGCAGGGAACCTTGAAAATCAACGACTTTGAGCAACTGCGAGAGCAATTTTGGCAACAAATCACCCTGAACCCCTCCCTCCAATCTATCTTCTTTGCCAACGAGCCAGGAGAAGCGATTGGGTACGGACGCCTTCAAAGTAAGGAACTGGTCAAACAAGCCAAAAGGCTGACCCGAAAGGATGCGTCCATCAGTACCCGCTATTTTCATAGATCGAGAAGTAGCGATCCGGGTAAACGGAAATACTATTTGGTTGACGCGAAAGGCAATCCTTTCAAACTTGTCTATACCTTTCCCGTCGATAATCAAAAAACTCCCTGGTATCGCTATGCCAAAGCCACCAACCAACAAACTTGGTCGCCAATTTCTGTTTACAAGGTTGTACCCACATTAGGAATTTTCGCACTCGCTCCCATTTACGATGCTGCTGGAAAATGGCGGGGAGTTTTCGTCTCGGATTTTACCCTGGCGGGAATCAGTACCTTTCTGGAGCAGCTAAAATTCTCAGCATCTGGACAGACTTTTATTATGGAGCGTTCTGGTAATTTGGTTGCCACATCTACGCCAGAGATCCCTTTTGTGAAGAAAGGTTTGGGGGAAACGACGCGATTGTTAGCGGTAAATAGCAAGGATGCGCGAACGCGAGACATTGCTCAACAACTCGCCCACAAATTTGGCAACTTCCGCACCTTGCAAACAACCCAACCACTGACGTTGCTAAGTAACCACGAGGAGCAATTTGTGGTTCTTGCGTACTTAACGTGCTAA